The genomic window TGCAGAGGGCAAGGAACTGCTCGAGCAGGCCAGGGGGTTCGGCGACGGCCAACTCGTCGTCCTGTCCGGCGGCGATCCGGCCGCGCGGCCGGACCTGATCGAACTCGTCGAGTACGGCACGGATCTCGGGCTCTCGATGACGGTGACGCCGAGTGGGACCGCGTCACTCACGCGGGACGTGATCGACGACCTGGCCGACGCTGGCATTCGCCGGCTGGCACTCAGCATCGACGGCGGGTTCGCGCTCGACCACGACGCGTTTCGAGGTGAGGAGGGCAGTTTCGTTGCGACGCTCGAGGCCGCGAGCTACGCGAGCGAGGCGGGCATCCCGCTCCAGGTGAACACCACGGTTTGCGCCCGGACCGTCGATCAGCTTCCCGCCATCCGTGACCTCGTCGCCGATCTCGGGGCGGCCCTCTGGAGCGTGTTCTTCCTCGTGCCGGTCGGGCGTGGCGAACTCCTCGACCCGGTCTCGCCGGAGCGCGCCGAAGAAGTGATGGAATGGTTACACGAGGTCTCCCGGGAGGAATCGTTCGGCGTGAAGACGACCGAGGCACCCCACTACCGTCGGGTCGCGATGCAAACACGGCGAGCGCAGGACGAGACCGGCGGTGGCCCCTCGCGAGACGGAACTGACGGAATGGAGCGCTCCGACAGTGGCAGCCCTGGCCGCCGTAGCGGAATCGTCGCCGGTGACGGCTTCGCGTTCGTCTCCCACACTGGGGAGGTCTACCCATCGGGATTCCTGCCGGAATCGGCGGGCGTCGTCCCCGAAGAGTCGATCGTCGACGTCTACCGCGACGCTGATCTCTTCGAGCGACTCCGCGATCGGTCGGAGCTTCGCGGCAAGTGCGGTGTCTGCGAGTTCAAGCACGTCTGTGGCGGGAGCCGCTCGCGAGCGTTCGCGACGACCGGCGATCCGTTCGCAGCCGACCCGCTCTGCCCGTACGTTCCCGAGGGCTACGACGGACCGATGCCCGGTTCCGGCGCGACGCCGCCTGCAGATTAGGCTGGTGTCACCGAACGGATGCGCCAGCAGCTTCCAGCACCGTCTGGGTCCTCGTGACGGTCGAGCTGGAAGACGTACCAGGCCGTGTTCTGGTCGGTCCGAGCGAGGGCGGTAACGGTCGCCCGATCGCCCTCGCGCTCGACGATCTCGGACGCGACCTGGTCTGCTTCCCGTAGCGCAGCAAAGCGGGGCCCTTCGTAGTACCCGCGGAAGGCTCGATAGTGCATGGATTCCCGGAGGTCCCGCACGGTGAACTGCCAGAAGGTGTGCATGCCAGAGGCACCGACTTCGGGCGGCTGGAGTGCTTCGCCGACTGTCGTGGCGACTTCGGCGGGGCTCCGCTCGCAGGTGGGCTCCGGAACAGGCGTGGCCGACGCCTGGCCATCGTCACCGAAGGGATCGCCGAACGATCCGACGGCGTTCGAGTAGAGAACCGGTCCTGCGATGAGAGCGAGCACGACGAGGACCGCGATTCCCGTCGATAGCACGCCGTCCCGAGTGGTCCGCTGGCCCGAAGCGGTCGATCGGCTCCTGGCTGGACGCGTCGGTATCCAGCGTCGACGTTGCGGCGCCGTCTGGTTCCAGCGCTCGTCCCTCGCTGGACGGCCGAGGTGACGCTCGCAGAGTTCGTCGGCGACTGGCGGGTCCACGCCGAACAGTACTCGATCACGAAGGTCGTCGGCGTCGAGGATCGGCCGGTCGCCTGTAACCGGTGGCGCTGCCGATCCCCGGCCAGCCCACGCGACCACGTCGGCGTCGTCCGGAAGCGAGACCGATTGCCACCGCCGAGCGATCCGACGAAGACGACGGCCCGAGAACCGCCTGGGCGGAAGGACGGCGATGCGTTTCACATCGGCTCCATTGCTCGCGGTTACGACTGCTCCGTCGATCCGGGTGTCCCACCCGCAGGCTGCCCACAGGTCCGCCAGAAAGTCAGCGAACGCCGCTCGGTCGAGCGTCTGCAATCGCCGAACGAACGTCTGCGGCGGAATCGCCGCCATGACCAATTTAGCGCTCCTGGAACGTTACGTCTGACGCCGTCGATCGGACCGTCCGTCGGGCCCGAGCGAACGACCGCCGGAGCCTCCGCAAGAGGTATGGCCGGCCCGGACGCTCGTTGGCACATGACGGCATTCTCCGAACGCGTGGAGTCGGTGTCGATCAGCGGGATCCGGAAGGTGTTCGAGGCCGCTGGCGAGGACGCGATCAACCTCGGACTCGGCCAGCCCGACTTCCCGACGCCGGCCCACGCTCGCGACGCCGCGTGCGAGGCGATCCAGGACGGCCTCGCCGACGGCTACACGTCGAACAAGGGTACCGAATCGCTCCGTGAGGCGATCGCCCACCGGTACGACGTGGACTGGGACATCGACGTCGATCCCGCGGACGTCATCGCGACCGCTGGCGGTTCCGAGGCGCTGCACATCGCGCTCGAAGCCCACGTCGATCCGGGCGAGGAAGTGCTGTTCCCCGACCCCGGGTTCGTCTCCTACGACGCACTGACGAAGATCGCCGGCGGCGACCCGGTGCCGCTTCCGCTCCGGGAGGACCTGACGCTCGATCCCGCGACTGTCGAGGAGGCTATCACGGACGACACCGCGGTCTTCGTCGTCAACAGCCCAGCCAACCCGACCGGCGCCGTCCAGTCCGAGGCCGACATGCGCGAGTTCGCCCGGATCGCGGACGAGCACGACGTGCTCTGTCTCTCCGACGAAGTCTACGAGCACATCGTCTTCGACGGCGAGCACCACTCACCGATCCAGTACGCCGAGAGCGACAACGTCGTCGTGGTCTCCGCCTGCTCGAAGACCTACTCGATGACTGGCTGGCGACTCGGCTGGGTCACCGGGAGCGAACGACGGATCGAGCGGATGCTTCGCGTCCACCAGTACGGCCAGGCCTGCGCGAGCGCACCGTCGCAGTACGCCGCCGAGGCGGCGCTGACCGGCCCACGCGAACCCGTCGAGGAGATGGTCACTGCCTTCGAGGAGCGCCGTGACCTGGTGCTCGACGAACTCACCGACATGGGCCTCGAGGTGCCGACGCCACAGGGCGCCTTCTACGCGATGCCGAGCGTCCCTGAGGGGTGGGTCGACGAGGTGATCGATCGCGGCGTGGTCGTCGTGCCTGGAGACGCGTTCGGCGAACGGGGTGCCGGATACGCCCGGATCAGTTACGCGACTGGACTGGAGGAACTAGAGGACGCACTCGCGATCATGCGCGACGCGACGCGGGCGATCCAGTAGCGCTACGCGATCGATCCAGTAGCACTACGCGAGCGATCCAGTTGCGCGACGCGAGGCTCCGCCGGCCGTCGATTCGTCCCGGTTTCCGCTGCAAGCGAGTTCGGTTCCTGCAGTCGACCACGTTCTCTCGAATGGTCGCCAGCAATCGCACGTGCTATTTTGTAGCATGCGACCGTCTGTCTCAGCATGGAAGGTCCCCGCGGCAGCATCGCACGTCACGGTAGCGGGCCGTTTGCGGCCCTCCGTGCGTTCGGGTCGCAGGTCCATCCAGTGTTCATGCTCCCGCCGATCGCAGCGTCCTGGTTCGGCGCCGTACTCGGCGGGCTCGAATCGGTCGCACTCGGGGCGGTCCACTCGTTAGCGATCTTCGCCGCGGTCTACACCGCCCACGTCAAGGACGGCTACGTCGACTTCCACGTGCGCGACGAGGACGACGACCACCCGCTGACGGTCAGTGGCTGCCGGATCGCACTCGCCGGTGCGACGGCGGTGTTCTTCTCGTTGCTCGGCGTCCTCTGGATCGGCGTGAATCTCGTCGCTGCCCTCCTCACGCTTCCTGGCTGGCTGATCGGTTACCACCACGCCCCTCAGCTCGATACAAATCCGCTCACGGCGACGACGGGCTACCCTGCGGGGATCGCGCTAGCGATTCTCGGGGG from Salinarchaeum sp. Harcht-Bsk1 includes these protein-coding regions:
- a CDS encoding TIGR04053 family radical SAM/SPASM domain-containing protein; the encoded protein is MRPSSLDTDQRPFVLIWELTQACELACDHCRAEAQAERHPDELTTAEGKELLEQARGFGDGQLVVLSGGDPAARPDLIELVEYGTDLGLSMTVTPSGTASLTRDVIDDLADAGIRRLALSIDGGFALDHDAFRGEEGSFVATLEAASYASEAGIPLQVNTTVCARTVDQLPAIRDLVADLGAALWSVFFLVPVGRGELLDPVSPERAEEVMEWLHEVSREESFGVKTTEAPHYRRVAMQTRRAQDETGGGPSRDGTDGMERSDSGSPGRRSGIVAGDGFAFVSHTGEVYPSGFLPESAGVVPEESIVDVYRDADLFERLRDRSELRGKCGVCEFKHVCGGSRSRAFATTGDPFAADPLCPYVPEGYDGPMPGSGATPPAD
- a CDS encoding pyridoxal phosphate-dependent aminotransferase, with protein sequence MTAFSERVESVSISGIRKVFEAAGEDAINLGLGQPDFPTPAHARDAACEAIQDGLADGYTSNKGTESLREAIAHRYDVDWDIDVDPADVIATAGGSEALHIALEAHVDPGEEVLFPDPGFVSYDALTKIAGGDPVPLPLREDLTLDPATVEEAITDDTAVFVVNSPANPTGAVQSEADMREFARIADEHDVLCLSDEVYEHIVFDGEHHSPIQYAESDNVVVVSACSKTYSMTGWRLGWVTGSERRIERMLRVHQYGQACASAPSQYAAEAALTGPREPVEEMVTAFEERRDLVLDELTDMGLEVPTPQGAFYAMPSVPEGWVDEVIDRGVVVVPGDAFGERGAGYARISYATGLEELEDALAIMRDATRAIQ
- a CDS encoding UbiA family prenyltransferase, producing the protein MEGPRGSIARHGSGPFAALRAFGSQVHPVFMLPPIAASWFGAVLGGLESVALGAVHSLAIFAAVYTAHVKDGYVDFHVRDEDDDHPLTVSGCRIALAGATAVFFSLLGVLWIGVNLVAALLTLPGWLIGYHHAPQLDTNPLTATTGYPAGIALAILGGSYVQAVSIGAVTAAFALVFLLVLSGVKVIDDAQDVAYDRSIDKRTVAVTVGPPAARRLAYGLMAVGLLVVVALVAVAVFPPTSVLAVAAFGAVVVATRRADAELATMLLVRGAYVFLAVLVAAVWFEPLA